Proteins encoded in a region of the Caballeronia sp. M1242 genome:
- a CDS encoding YfiR family protein, with the protein MRKLESAYIFNFTQFTQWPADRMRTGELRVCASARSSMREALAALNGRAVGARVWRFITLAEKRFADCDVLALDDGDSANADVRDALAADDALLVVAGVGATPPGEPVVALIAQDDHLRFDINNTEALRRKLVLSSKLLRLARRLK; encoded by the coding sequence ATGCGTAAGCTCGAGAGCGCGTACATCTTCAACTTCACGCAGTTCACGCAATGGCCCGCCGATCGCATGCGCACCGGCGAGCTGCGCGTCTGCGCCAGCGCGCGCAGCTCGATGCGCGAGGCGCTCGCCGCGCTCAACGGACGCGCGGTCGGCGCGCGCGTGTGGCGCTTCATCACGCTCGCGGAAAAGCGCTTCGCCGATTGCGACGTGCTCGCTCTCGATGACGGCGACAGCGCGAACGCTGATGTTCGCGATGCGCTCGCAGCGGACGACGCGCTGCTCGTCGTCGCGGGCGTGGGCGCGACCCCGCCGGGCGAGCCGGTCGTCGCGCTCATCGCGCAAGACGATCATCTGCGCTTCGATATCAACAATACGGAGGCGCTGCGCCGCAAGCTCGTGCTCAGTTCAAAACTGCTGCGGCTGGCAAGGAGACTCAAGTGA
- a CDS encoding bifunctional diguanylate cyclase/phosphodiesterase encodes MSAIKMRSGSTGRLTLRANLVSVGIALVVASVVLLLYQAVAFRSALYDDASLQASVIAENVSASLMFDDEGSMQDVLRSLGRVPYVETLSVYESDGRLYTRYARAGITREELSEGTLESTEHRDALSLGDVFVRAPIEHNGHILGHVVLVATSDLVHRHLAQYACFLGVACLGAMWISTLVMNRMRRRVSQAERELERLARTDPLTNLPNRRTFYETLEERVASAKEPSRYFGIVLIDLDDFKTVNDTLGHGAGDELLQHVARVLNDTVSGRATVSRMGGDEFAVTLESSWKRTAVGELAREIGTALCRPATFFGREINVTASVGYASFPEAGDDGGSLVTSADIALYEAKSLGKNTVVGFSPEMMHAAQRRAYLEAELRKAVDSDALELVFQPQFDCRSGTLVGAEALARWTHMKEGAVSPGEFIPIAENSDLIVLLGRSVLQRACVAAATWNAGCTGIAVRVAVNVSARQLRHPAFVGDVMAALATSGLAPALLELELTESHLIANRETGIAVMNRLRAAGVLLSIDDFGTGYSSLSYLHAFPVNTLKIDRSFIERLPEDGQPIVTAILSMAHSFGLDAVAEGVEDPKQLEWLIDAGCDVVQGFLTGRPMSLEQFRELVAREGEESVRRPFGSTCDVQNAGLVVS; translated from the coding sequence GTGAGCGCCATCAAAATGCGCAGCGGAAGCACCGGCCGTCTCACGCTGCGCGCCAATCTGGTCAGCGTGGGCATCGCGCTCGTGGTCGCGAGCGTCGTGCTGCTGCTGTATCAGGCCGTGGCCTTTCGCAGCGCGCTTTACGACGACGCGTCCTTGCAAGCGTCGGTGATTGCGGAGAACGTGAGCGCGTCGCTGATGTTCGACGACGAAGGCTCGATGCAGGACGTCCTGCGATCGCTCGGCCGCGTTCCTTATGTCGAGACGCTGAGTGTCTACGAGAGCGATGGGCGGCTCTACACACGCTATGCGCGCGCGGGCATCACCCGCGAGGAACTGTCGGAAGGCACGCTAGAGTCGACCGAGCATCGCGACGCGCTTTCGCTCGGCGACGTTTTCGTGCGCGCGCCCATCGAACACAACGGCCATATCCTGGGACATGTGGTGCTCGTCGCGACGAGCGATCTCGTGCATCGGCACCTCGCGCAATACGCGTGCTTTCTCGGTGTTGCGTGTCTCGGCGCGATGTGGATTTCGACACTTGTGATGAACCGGATGCGGCGGCGCGTGAGCCAGGCCGAACGCGAACTGGAGCGCCTTGCCCGCACCGATCCGCTCACCAATCTGCCGAACCGTCGCACGTTCTATGAAACGCTGGAAGAGCGCGTGGCCAGCGCGAAGGAGCCGAGCCGCTATTTCGGCATCGTGTTGATCGACCTCGACGACTTCAAGACAGTCAACGACACGCTGGGTCACGGCGCAGGCGATGAACTGCTGCAGCACGTGGCGCGCGTGCTGAACGACACGGTGAGCGGCCGCGCCACCGTGAGCCGCATGGGCGGCGACGAGTTCGCGGTGACGCTCGAAAGCTCATGGAAGCGCACGGCGGTCGGGGAACTGGCGCGCGAGATCGGCACGGCGTTGTGCCGCCCGGCGACCTTCTTCGGCCGCGAAATCAACGTGACGGCGAGCGTGGGGTATGCGAGCTTTCCCGAGGCAGGCGACGACGGCGGCAGTCTTGTCACGAGTGCAGATATTGCGTTGTACGAAGCAAAATCGCTCGGGAAGAACACGGTGGTCGGCTTCTCGCCGGAGATGATGCACGCGGCGCAGCGGCGCGCGTATCTCGAAGCGGAATTGCGCAAGGCCGTCGACAGCGACGCGCTTGAACTCGTGTTTCAGCCGCAGTTCGACTGCCGCAGCGGCACGCTCGTGGGCGCGGAGGCGCTCGCTCGCTGGACGCATATGAAAGAAGGCGCGGTGTCGCCGGGCGAGTTCATACCGATTGCGGAAAATAGCGATCTGATCGTGCTGCTCGGGCGCTCCGTGCTGCAGCGCGCGTGCGTTGCCGCCGCGACGTGGAATGCCGGGTGCACGGGTATTGCCGTGCGCGTAGCGGTGAATGTGTCGGCGCGACAGTTGCGGCATCCGGCCTTCGTCGGCGACGTGATGGCGGCGCTTGCCACGAGCGGGCTCGCGCCGGCGCTGCTCGAACTGGAGTTGACCGAGAGCCATTTGATCGCGAATCGCGAGACAGGCATCGCCGTGATGAATCGTCTGCGGGCGGCGGGCGTGCTGCTGTCGATCGACGACTTCGGCACGGGCTATTCGTCGCTTTCCTATTTGCATGCGTTTCCGGTGAACACGCTCAAGATCGACCGGTCGTTCATCGAGCGGCTGCCGGAAGACGGTCAGCCGATCGTGACCGCGATCCTCTCGATGGCGCATAGCTTCGGCCTGGATGCGGTGGCCGAAGGAGTCGAAGATCCGAAGCAACTCGAATGGCTTATCGATGCCGGTTGCGATGTGGTGCAGGGATTTCTGACCGGGCGGCCGATGTCGTTGGAGCAGTTCCGTGAGTTGGTGGCGAGAGAGGGCGAGGAGAGCGTGCGACGACCATTCGGGTCCACGTGCGATGTGCAGAACGCTGGTCTTGTCGTTAGCTGA
- a CDS encoding PLP-dependent aminotransferase family protein, translated as MATLSIGIDRAGGLPLSAQIYGSIRHAIESGQLAAGARLPSWSDLAAQLGVSRGTVRAAYERLIDEQFAVGLGAAGTRVVARPSPATAGWSPESPPLPELFNDFSTAPLAFQMGVPSQDAFPFKLWSRIQGRAARRAAAAPVGYPDPRGDPELRQEIASYLAVSRGLLCSPSQVFVTAGFAGALNLAIRGLRIEGKQAWMEEPGFPLTRTALGLAGMTVAGVPVDTEGLDVERGIRIAPAAALAVVTPGQQAPLGMTMSLARRLSLLDWAERHDAWVVEDDYLGELQLRGRAAPALASLDRNARVLHVGTFSKTISPALRLGFLVVPQPLARGFGDVAACLSPAPAASVQHAVTEFMHDGHFLRHLRRMKRLYAGRQEALVRCLKELGSESIDVQGSAGMTVVAGLSQAGVSDIDIASRARVFGLAPVPLSPWYTTDPSRQGLLLGVTNLDERTLAANCSRLLEVVRGRH; from the coding sequence ATGGCAACGCTTTCCATTGGAATCGATCGCGCCGGAGGCCTCCCGCTCTCCGCGCAAATCTATGGTTCGATCCGCCATGCGATCGAGTCGGGTCAGCTTGCCGCCGGCGCACGGCTGCCCTCCTGGTCCGATTTGGCCGCCCAGCTCGGCGTATCGCGAGGCACCGTTCGCGCGGCCTATGAACGTCTGATCGACGAGCAATTCGCGGTCGGATTGGGCGCGGCCGGCACGCGAGTCGTGGCAAGACCGTCGCCGGCGACGGCCGGATGGTCGCCTGAATCGCCGCCGCTGCCAGAGCTGTTCAACGACTTCAGCACGGCCCCGCTCGCGTTTCAGATGGGCGTGCCCTCGCAGGACGCGTTTCCGTTCAAACTCTGGTCACGCATTCAGGGACGCGCCGCGCGCCGGGCGGCTGCGGCTCCTGTCGGCTATCCCGACCCTCGCGGCGATCCCGAACTGCGACAGGAGATCGCGTCGTATCTCGCGGTGTCTCGCGGGCTGCTATGCAGTCCCTCTCAGGTGTTCGTTACCGCCGGTTTCGCCGGCGCGCTCAATCTAGCCATTCGCGGCCTGCGCATCGAAGGCAAACAAGCCTGGATGGAAGAGCCCGGCTTTCCGCTCACGCGCACGGCCCTCGGGCTTGCCGGCATGACCGTGGCGGGCGTGCCGGTGGACACGGAAGGGCTCGATGTCGAAAGGGGCATTCGCATCGCGCCCGCCGCCGCGCTGGCAGTGGTGACGCCGGGCCAGCAGGCGCCGCTCGGAATGACGATGTCGCTCGCTCGACGGCTCTCGCTGCTCGACTGGGCCGAGCGCCACGATGCCTGGGTCGTGGAAGACGACTATCTCGGCGAGTTGCAGTTGCGAGGACGGGCTGCACCGGCGCTGGCCTCGCTCGACCGAAACGCACGCGTGCTCCACGTCGGGACCTTCAGCAAGACCATCAGCCCGGCATTGCGCCTGGGTTTTCTAGTCGTGCCTCAGCCCTTGGCGCGCGGCTTCGGCGATGTCGCGGCGTGCCTTTCGCCCGCGCCGGCTGCATCGGTACAGCACGCGGTCACCGAGTTCATGCACGACGGACACTTTCTTCGGCATCTCCGGCGCATGAAGCGTCTTTACGCGGGCCGGCAAGAAGCGCTCGTGCGTTGTCTGAAGGAACTGGGCTCGGAGTCGATCGACGTGCAAGGCTCCGCGGGCATGACCGTCGTGGCCGGGCTTTCGCAGGCCGGCGTATCGGATATCGATATCGCTTCTCGCGCGCGTGTTTTCGGGCTGGCCCCGGTCCCGCTTTCACCGTGGTACACGACCGACCCGAGTCGACAGGGGCTTCTGCTCGGCGTGACCAATCTGGACGAAAGAACGCTCGCGGCCAACTGTTCCCGCTTGCTGGAAGTTGTTCGCGGGCGCCACTGA
- a CDS encoding HD domain-containing protein — MKPDKTGQTKAMLDIDIPDSPLAREAAELIRDTESELLFNHSTRVYLWGALLGKRNGIRYDAELLYVAAMFHDIGLTSAYGTSQLRFEVDGANAARDFLRSHRVDEADVAKVWTAVALHTTPGIPEHMHGEIALVQAGAGMDVAGRGFDAFTEAQRAAVVAAYPRGADFGEKMIDAFYEGMKHRPGTTFGTFNDDFLAHKDPSFERVDLCSIILNSRLR; from the coding sequence ATGAAGCCAGACAAAACCGGGCAGACGAAAGCCATGCTCGATATCGACATTCCCGACAGCCCGCTCGCGCGTGAGGCAGCCGAGCTCATCCGCGACACCGAGAGCGAATTGTTGTTCAACCACTCGACAAGGGTCTACTTGTGGGGCGCGCTGTTGGGCAAACGAAACGGTATCCGGTACGACGCGGAGTTGCTCTACGTTGCCGCGATGTTCCACGATATCGGGCTGACGTCGGCCTATGGCACAAGCCAGCTGCGTTTCGAAGTGGACGGCGCCAACGCCGCACGCGATTTTCTACGCAGTCATCGTGTTGACGAGGCTGACGTGGCGAAGGTGTGGACCGCGGTGGCGCTTCATACGACGCCGGGTATTCCCGAACATATGCACGGCGAAATCGCGCTGGTGCAGGCCGGGGCGGGAATGGACGTAGCGGGGCGCGGCTTCGATGCGTTCACGGAAGCGCAGCGCGCGGCGGTGGTCGCGGCGTATCCGCGCGGCGCCGACTTCGGCGAGAAGATGATCGATGCCTTCTACGAAGGGATGAAACACCGCCCGGGCACCACGTTCGGCACGTTCAACGACGATTTTCTCGCGCACAAGGACCCGAGCTTCGAGCGCGTGGACCTGTGCAGCATCATCCTCAATTCCAGGCTGCGTTGA
- a CDS encoding cupin domain-containing protein, with protein sequence MNMRSIMRAACAAMALGIAVPALAHGAAETVTPNFQHAIPNVPGKSLTAVVVDYAPGAASSAHRHAGSAFIYAYVVSGEIESQVDNGPKRVYHAGESFFEEPGSVHRISRNASETKPAKLLAVFVADTDDKALTTPIK encoded by the coding sequence ATGAACATGCGATCCATCATGCGCGCCGCGTGCGCCGCCATGGCGCTCGGCATCGCCGTACCGGCCCTGGCGCATGGTGCGGCTGAGACCGTCACGCCGAACTTTCAGCACGCCATTCCCAACGTTCCGGGCAAGTCGTTGACCGCCGTCGTCGTCGATTACGCGCCCGGCGCGGCGTCGTCAGCGCACAGGCATGCAGGCTCGGCTTTCATCTATGCGTACGTTGTATCGGGCGAGATCGAGTCGCAAGTCGATAACGGTCCGAAGCGCGTCTACCATGCCGGCGAAAGCTTCTTCGAGGAGCCCGGCTCGGTTCACCGCATAAGCCGCAATGCGAGCGAAACGAAGCCTGCGAAGCTGCTCGCCGTCTTCGTCGCCGATACCGATGATAAAGCGCTGACCACCCCCATCAAGTAG
- a CDS encoding SDR family NAD(P)-dependent oxidoreductase, whose translation MIVGAGPGLSASLARLFAKEGMQVALAARDTAKLAPLVDETGAFAVACDASEARDVESLFAQVSGKLGVPDLIVYNASGRYRAPVGQIDAKRLRDAIDVTAIGALLVAQEAAVGMLARGSGSILLTGATASVKGLPGSTPFAMGKFALRGMAQCLARELAPKNIHVAHFVIDGGIASGAMQRDVANAPDALLDPDAIAREYLHVHRQHRSAWTWEIELRPWVERF comes from the coding sequence CTGATCGTCGGCGCGGGGCCAGGTCTGAGCGCATCGCTGGCTCGGCTCTTCGCGAAAGAAGGCATGCAGGTCGCGCTGGCCGCACGCGATACGGCCAAGCTCGCGCCACTCGTCGATGAAACCGGCGCGTTCGCCGTCGCATGCGACGCGAGCGAGGCGCGGGACGTCGAGAGTCTCTTCGCGCAGGTGAGCGGCAAGTTGGGTGTGCCGGACCTCATCGTGTACAACGCGAGCGGCCGGTATCGCGCGCCCGTCGGACAGATCGACGCCAAAAGGCTCCGCGATGCGATCGACGTCACAGCCATAGGCGCGTTGCTCGTCGCTCAGGAGGCGGCCGTTGGCATGCTCGCACGCGGAAGCGGCTCCATCCTGTTGACCGGCGCAACCGCGAGCGTGAAAGGCCTGCCCGGTTCGACGCCGTTCGCGATGGGCAAGTTCGCGCTGCGCGGCATGGCGCAATGCCTCGCACGGGAACTGGCACCGAAGAATATTCACGTCGCGCACTTCGTGATCGACGGCGGCATTGCAAGCGGCGCGATGCAGCGCGACGTCGCGAATGCGCCCGACGCGTTGCTCGACCCGGACGCGATCGCGCGGGAATATCTTCACGTGCACCGGCAGCACCGCAGTGCGTGGACATGGGAGATCGAACTGAGGCCGTGGGTAGAACGGTTCTGA
- a CDS encoding carboxymuconolactone decarboxylase family protein yields the protein MSKRLDYVQIAPAGVKALGGVYGYVMQSDLSPVLVDLVYLRVSQINNCAYCLDMHTRDLLKKGVKIEKLALVQAWREAGHLFDDRERAALAWAESVTLVAQTGVPDASYDAARAVFNERELVDLTLAISLMNTYNRLAISFRNTPQAVLEQ from the coding sequence ATGAGCAAGCGTCTCGACTACGTTCAGATTGCGCCCGCGGGCGTCAAAGCCCTTGGCGGCGTCTATGGATATGTGATGCAGAGCGACCTGTCGCCGGTTCTCGTCGATCTGGTCTATTTGCGCGTCTCGCAGATCAACAACTGCGCCTATTGCCTCGACATGCACACACGCGACCTGCTGAAAAAGGGCGTGAAAATCGAAAAGCTCGCGCTGGTGCAGGCATGGAGAGAAGCGGGCCATCTCTTCGATGACCGCGAACGCGCAGCCCTCGCGTGGGCCGAATCGGTCACGCTGGTGGCGCAGACGGGCGTGCCGGACGCGTCGTACGACGCTGCGCGCGCCGTGTTCAACGAGCGGGAACTCGTTGATCTCACGCTCGCCATCAGCCTGATGAACACCTATAACCGGTTGGCGATCAGCTTTCGCAATACGCCGCAGGCCGTGCTGGAACAATGA
- a CDS encoding TonB-dependent siderophore receptor — MAAALSAWTSPVGAASAASLAGASAQADGGAGDDLASMPLESLMSLTVSGATRIEQSASSAPAAVMVLTATDIRDYGWRTLGDALATLPGLYVSSDRMYSYLGARGFQRPGDYNSRFLLLIDGMRVNDAVYGEAPVGLDFPVDMDLVERIEYIPGPGSAVYGSNALFGVVNVITKKGSAIGGAQVAGAVGSFGEKEARGTYGWHGANGADLVLSATAYERHGQDLYYPEFDTPDQNHGIAQNLDGERNQTVFAKFGMGGFRVSAGYGNRTKDVPGAPYEAVFNAPFSVTDTRSFLDATYTQNVREDIAIDYELYAGRYDYTSRELQAPAPGTANVDGDHAAWYGGDVHATVRTVPRNRIMVGVDYTMNAAQNQWNYNVAPYAKLLDDHRMSQRAGFYIDDEIKLAEPLTLDIGGRFDTETHVGGNFSPRIALIWRPTASDTLKLIYGGAYRAPNAYEMYYAIPGDGGQLANPMLKSEHIDTQEIVYERALGSLGRATVTLFRYTLRDLITESIDPDTGLYVFRNVDRAQARGAELAWQQQFASGVRARASYSYQFSRDSINGGALQNSPRHMGKLNVSAPLFAKWARVGAEAQCMSSRLAEAGSAGGYCVANVSVHSRKLVPRADVSLSVYNVFDRRYADPAGPGFAQDVIAQQSRTLLAKMVYGF; from the coding sequence ATGGCCGCGGCACTGAGCGCCTGGACCTCGCCTGTTGGCGCCGCGTCTGCGGCGTCGCTGGCGGGCGCTTCCGCACAGGCCGACGGCGGCGCGGGCGATGACCTCGCGTCGATGCCGCTCGAATCGCTGATGAGCCTCACCGTGAGCGGCGCGACGCGCATCGAGCAGTCCGCGTCGAGCGCGCCTGCGGCCGTGATGGTCCTCACCGCGACCGACATCCGCGATTACGGCTGGCGCACGCTCGGCGACGCGCTCGCCACGCTGCCGGGCCTCTATGTCAGCTCGGACCGCATGTACTCGTATCTCGGCGCGCGCGGCTTCCAGCGTCCGGGCGACTACAACAGCCGCTTCCTGTTGCTGATCGACGGCATGCGCGTGAACGATGCCGTCTATGGCGAGGCGCCGGTCGGCCTGGATTTTCCGGTGGACATGGATCTCGTCGAGCGCATCGAATACATACCCGGTCCGGGATCGGCCGTGTATGGCTCGAATGCGTTGTTCGGCGTCGTCAACGTCATCACGAAGAAGGGCAGCGCAATCGGCGGCGCGCAAGTCGCGGGCGCGGTCGGCAGCTTCGGCGAGAAGGAAGCGCGCGGCACCTACGGCTGGCATGGCGCGAACGGCGCCGATCTCGTGCTGTCCGCCACGGCCTACGAGCGTCACGGACAAGACCTCTACTATCCGGAGTTCGATACGCCGGACCAGAACCACGGCATCGCGCAGAATCTCGACGGCGAGCGCAACCAGACGGTGTTCGCCAAGTTCGGCATGGGCGGCTTTCGCGTCAGCGCGGGTTATGGCAACCGGACGAAAGACGTGCCGGGCGCGCCGTATGAAGCCGTATTCAACGCGCCGTTCAGCGTGACTGACACGCGCTCCTTCCTCGATGCCACGTACACGCAGAACGTGCGCGAGGACATCGCGATCGACTACGAACTCTATGCGGGCCGCTACGACTACACGAGCCGCGAGTTGCAGGCGCCGGCTCCCGGAACCGCCAACGTCGACGGCGATCATGCTGCCTGGTATGGCGGCGATGTCCACGCCACCGTGCGCACCGTGCCGCGCAATCGCATCATGGTGGGCGTCGACTACACGATGAACGCGGCGCAGAATCAATGGAATTACAACGTCGCGCCGTACGCCAAACTGCTCGACGATCACCGCATGAGCCAGCGCGCGGGCTTCTATATCGACGATGAAATCAAACTCGCCGAACCGCTCACGCTCGATATCGGCGGGCGCTTCGACACGGAGACGCACGTGGGCGGCAACTTCAGCCCGCGCATCGCGCTCATTTGGCGGCCGACCGCGAGCGATACGCTCAAGCTGATTTACGGCGGAGCGTATCGCGCCCCGAACGCGTACGAGATGTACTACGCGATTCCCGGCGATGGCGGCCAGCTCGCGAATCCGATGCTGAAGTCCGAACATATCGACACGCAGGAGATCGTCTACGAACGCGCGCTCGGCAGCCTGGGGCGCGCGACCGTCACGCTCTTTCGCTATACGCTGCGCGATCTGATCACCGAGTCGATCGATCCCGACACGGGCCTCTATGTCTTTCGCAACGTCGATCGCGCGCAGGCACGCGGCGCAGAACTCGCGTGGCAGCAACAGTTCGCTTCGGGCGTGCGCGCCCGCGCGAGCTATTCGTATCAGTTCTCGCGCGATTCCATCAACGGCGGCGCATTGCAGAACTCGCCGCGCCACATGGGCAAACTCAATGTGAGCGCGCCGTTGTTCGCGAAGTGGGCGCGCGTGGGCGCGGAAGCGCAGTGCATGTCGTCGCGGCTCGCAGAAGCCGGTTCGGCTGGCGGCTACTGCGTCGCGAACGTGTCGGTTCATAGCCGCAAGCTCGTGCCGCGCGCGGACGTTTCCTTGTCCGTCTACAACGTGTTCGATCGCCGCTACGCCGATCCGGCCGGCCCCGGCTTCGCGCAGGACGTCATCGCGCAACAGAGCCGTACGTTGCTCGCCAAAATGGTCTACGGGTTCTGA